Proteins encoded by one window of Lycium barbarum isolate Lr01 chromosome 11, ASM1917538v2, whole genome shotgun sequence:
- the LOC132618633 gene encoding universal stress protein PHOS32-like, with translation MYHQEPPKTTDTSMTEPPPKLTHSSFPISPHFSLSTAHRRVAIAVDLSDESAFAVKWAVQNYLRPGDAVILLHVRPTSIFYGADWGCTSTTHNIEQDYENLTNSKAASLALPLVEANVPFKIHIVKDRDMKERLCLEVERLGLSAMIMGSRGLGVNGKGIVKGKLGSVSDYCVHHCICPVVVVRYPQEDEKEEVVEADLPPVPEEDQEYHDADDDDLIRGE, from the exons ATGTACCACCAAGAACCCCCTAAAACCACAGACACCTCCATGACTGAACCACCACCAAAACTAACTCATTCTTCCTTTCCAATTTCCCCACACTTTTCACTTTCCACAGCCCACCGTCGCGTCGCCATTGCCGTCGACCTCAGCGACGAAAGCGCTTTCGCCGTTAAATGGGCCGTACAAAACTACCTCCGTCCAGGAGACGCCGTTATCCTCCTGCACGTCCGTCCAACTTCCATCTTCTACGGTGCAGACTGGGGCTGCACCTCCACAACTCACAACATCGAACAAGATTACGAGAACTTAACCAACAGTAAAGCTGCTTCACTGGCCTTACCCTTAGTAGAAGCGAACGTGCCTTTCAAAATACATATAGTGAAGGATCGTGATATGAAGGAGAGATTGTGTTTGGAAGTGGAGAGGTTGGGATTAAGTGCTATGATTATGGGGAGTAGAGGACTTGGTGTTAATGGTAAGGGAATTGTTAAAGGGAAACTTGGGAGTGTTAGTGATTATTGTGTGCATCATTGTATATGTCCTGTTGTGGTAGTTAGGTACCCACAAGAAGATGAGAAGGAGGAGGTGGTTGAGGCTGACCTGCCACCAGTACCAGAGGAGGATCAGGAATATCATGATGCTGATGATGATGACCTAATTAGAG GCGAATGA